In Tolypothrix sp. NIES-4075, the following proteins share a genomic window:
- a CDS encoding Npun_F0813 family protein: protein MFILKRQDVEISSIQHPKRDQQVPILYYQELTFRLISVFKANQEEEARALWRELTDNRGKACVLLEEPERYSVWGKIRLEQLDSDTGSHSKTGILIQASLLLLQAVYIDIEELLGTRQASLFEKDIASVLQQKQFPQVSSSETARNLLTTNPLELAKLPAWQENHVILLLQELHRLGKGYFGNANFAKLVAGTLQDMPSGERSHFISWLNQSPLSKLWQ, encoded by the coding sequence ATGTTTATTCTCAAACGGCAGGATGTTGAAATATCGTCGATTCAGCACCCAAAACGGGATCAGCAAGTGCCGATCCTTTATTATCAGGAGCTAACGTTTCGTTTGATTAGCGTCTTCAAGGCTAATCAAGAGGAAGAAGCTAGAGCGTTGTGGAGGGAATTAACTGATAATCGAGGTAAAGCCTGTGTCTTGCTAGAGGAACCGGAGCGCTACAGCGTTTGGGGTAAAATCCGTTTAGAGCAACTAGATAGTGACACTGGTAGTCATAGCAAGACAGGAATTTTGATCCAAGCGAGTTTATTGCTACTGCAAGCGGTTTATATTGACATTGAAGAGCTTTTAGGGACTCGACAAGCGTCATTATTTGAGAAAGATATTGCGTCCGTTTTGCAACAAAAGCAATTTCCCCAGGTATCCTCATCAGAGACAGCTCGTAACTTGCTGACAACCAACCCATTGGAGTTAGCCAAACTTCCCGCTTGGCAAGAAAATCATGTAATTCTGCTTTTGCAAGAATTGCATCGATTGGGGAAAGGATATTTTGGCAATGCCAACTTTGCAAAACTTGTGGCTGGTACATTACAAGATATGCCATCGGGAGAGCGATCGCACTTTATCAGTTGGCTAAATCAATCTCCACTGAGTAAACTATGGCAATAA
- a CDS encoding ABC transporter ATP-binding protein, with translation MAKFRDIIKYYDRYRVAVIFSIAAAGIFEIIDLVVPYATGQILNVLSGQPLDNAIENAIAAIVNLIKLPQNRLSSLAVLMTVIFLVTVARAPIQIWSTWWFHWDIALRTKRDHFKETIAKILTLPLEFYDVNNPGRIAGKISRGLENHTWTYPEVAGQMIPKLFRVLGIFVVILLIEWRIALLFLISFVIILSFTLKDLNKLMEQERRLDKYMENTQSRNSEIITNIKTVKAFATEALEFKRQKQRLDREFKVVDYRIHLGYIKLGTFRTAFVQFCVFAILGLTLAATVKGEISLGHFLTTLTVSSMAYAELEPISNLAEIFARRYASMLGYHELMKQPIGVDAASLVETGSGYSFTGKVEFSNVTFGYDANRPVLQDINLLIEPYQTVALVGRSGSGKSTLVKLLFRYFDPNHGRILIDGQDIVTLDVGNYRRRLAIVHQEVDVFNGTLLDNLRYGNRSASFQQVEEACRIAKLDDVIRTLTEGYYTVVGERGVRLSGGQRQRLGIARALLVEPDVLVFDEATSSLDYESERLIQLAMRSIQGTRTTIIIAHRLSTVREADKIVVLDQGRIVEVGSHDELLRHEGIYRRLHSLQETGELLI, from the coding sequence ATGGCAAAATTTAGAGACATTATCAAATATTACGATCGCTATCGAGTAGCGGTTATATTTAGTATTGCCGCAGCGGGCATCTTTGAAATTATCGATTTGGTTGTACCATATGCCACAGGGCAAATTTTAAACGTCCTTTCGGGACAACCGCTAGATAATGCAATAGAGAATGCGATCGCAGCAATTGTTAACCTGATTAAATTACCACAAAATCGGTTATCATCTTTGGCAGTGCTAATGACTGTAATCTTCTTAGTTACCGTTGCCAGAGCGCCGATTCAAATCTGGTCAACTTGGTGGTTTCATTGGGATATTGCTTTGCGTACCAAGCGAGATCACTTTAAAGAAACGATAGCGAAAATACTCACTTTGCCGTTAGAATTTTATGACGTAAATAATCCCGGACGCATTGCTGGTAAAATATCTAGAGGTTTAGAAAATCATACTTGGACTTATCCGGAAGTCGCCGGACAAATGATTCCCAAACTGTTTAGAGTATTGGGAATTTTTGTAGTTATCTTGTTGATTGAGTGGCGCATTGCTCTACTATTTTTGATTTCGTTCGTGATAATCCTCAGCTTCACCCTGAAAGATTTAAACAAGCTGATGGAACAAGAACGACGGCTAGATAAATACATGGAAAATACCCAAAGCCGCAACTCAGAAATTATCACTAACATCAAAACAGTTAAAGCATTTGCCACAGAAGCACTAGAATTTAAACGCCAAAAACAACGACTTGACCGCGAGTTTAAAGTAGTAGATTACCGCATCCATCTTGGTTACATCAAGCTGGGTACTTTCAGAACAGCATTTGTTCAGTTTTGCGTGTTTGCAATACTGGGTTTAACTTTAGCAGCTACGGTAAAAGGTGAAATTTCCTTAGGACACTTTCTCACGACTTTAACAGTTTCCAGCATGGCTTATGCCGAGTTGGAACCGATCAGCAACTTAGCGGAGATTTTTGCCCGTCGTTATGCTTCAATGTTGGGGTATCACGAATTAATGAAGCAGCCGATTGGAGTAGATGCAGCTAGTTTGGTAGAAACTGGATCGGGTTATAGTTTTACAGGTAAAGTTGAGTTTTCTAACGTAACTTTTGGGTACGACGCTAACCGTCCGGTTTTGCAAGACATCAACTTGTTAATTGAACCATATCAGACAGTTGCACTCGTTGGGCGATCCGGTTCCGGGAAATCTACTTTAGTGAAATTGCTGTTTCGCTATTTTGATCCGAATCATGGGAGGATATTAATTGATGGGCAAGATATTGTCACATTAGATGTTGGTAATTATCGCCGACGTTTAGCGATCGTTCACCAAGAAGTAGACGTTTTTAACGGTACTTTGCTGGATAATTTAAGATATGGCAATCGAAGCGCGAGTTTTCAGCAAGTTGAAGAAGCCTGTAGAATTGCCAAATTAGACGACGTAATTCGCACTTTAACTGAAGGTTATTACACAGTTGTCGGTGAACGTGGTGTGAGGTTATCTGGAGGACAAAGACAGCGTTTAGGAATTGCTAGGGCTTTATTAGTTGAACCAGACGTGCTAGTTTTTGATGAAGCGACATCTAGCTTAGATTACGAGTCTGAGAGATTGATTCAATTAGCCATGCGATCGATTCAAGGAACTCGCACCACAATAATTATTGCTCACCGTTTGAGTACAGTCCGCGAAGCAGATAAGATTGTAGTTCTCGATCAAGGTAGGATTGTTGAAGTGGGTAGTCATGATGAATTGTTGCGTCATGAAGGAATTTACCGCCGCTTGCACTCGCTGCAAGAAACTGGAGAATTGTTAATCTAA
- a CDS encoding HNH endonuclease, with translation MKNVQNRKFCLDCSPYGRHNTVDLTLVGDKSSKTCPRCKQQLAAEAFYQRRSGKHLSPYCKECTNRQTIERMRRFKEKCVAHKGGKCSRCGYNRCIDALEFHHINPLEKDLPLSAGKVYSFEKAKAELDKCILVCANCHREIHAEMRLILAMPEELEYNINE, from the coding sequence GTGAAAAATGTTCAAAACCGGAAATTTTGCCTTGACTGTTCACCCTATGGTAGGCATAACACTGTTGATTTAACGCTTGTTGGAGATAAGTCAAGCAAAACTTGTCCAAGATGCAAACAGCAACTAGCAGCAGAAGCATTTTATCAAAGAAGGAGTGGTAAACACCTCAGCCCATATTGTAAAGAGTGTACCAACAGACAAACTATAGAGCGAATGCGACGGTTTAAGGAAAAATGTGTTGCTCATAAAGGAGGCAAATGCTCAAGATGCGGTTACAATCGCTGCATAGATGCCCTAGAATTTCACCATATAAATCCTTTAGAAAAAGACTTGCCACTGTCGGCAGGAAAAGTCTATAGCTTTGAAAAAGCCAAAGCTGAACTAGACAAATGTATTTTAGTTTGTGCCAACTGTCACAGGGAAATCCATGCAGAAATGAGACTTATTTTAGCTATGCCAGAGGAACTTGAATACAATATCAACGAATAA
- a CDS encoding DUF4388 domain-containing protein, which translates to MSLSSSFTDFSLAELFQLIDQGRKSGCLSVCTLPNLHAAGSKSLHYYIWFRQGRIVAAANRLNGQELISKIIKRKWCNLLKENISRSATGTPLGLELKTEGLLSAEQLNLLFASQLQQVRELFEIQTGVFKLDSKATLPWTEMTGLSLRATEVALMALRALKNWEVLADVLPDVSSGIKSITQNKPQFRLNPFEWQVWEFANGTVDLSAIAFQLNQPTLIVQKAAFRLMLAGLVEEVSLHQCTPELNNYPMDEIQGNAFNCGQKKAQEPNMLKVSTAFLQNLVGFLRSKA; encoded by the coding sequence ATGAGCCTATCTAGTTCTTTTACGGATTTTTCCTTAGCGGAATTATTCCAACTGATTGACCAAGGGCGAAAATCAGGTTGTTTAAGTGTCTGTACTTTACCAAACCTTCATGCTGCTGGATCTAAATCCCTACATTACTATATCTGGTTTCGCCAGGGGCGTATTGTCGCTGCGGCTAATCGCTTAAATGGTCAGGAATTGATATCTAAAATAATCAAAAGAAAGTGGTGTAACCTGCTGAAAGAAAATATTTCTAGAAGTGCTACAGGAACACCTTTGGGTTTAGAGTTGAAAACCGAAGGATTGCTGAGTGCTGAACAGCTCAATCTACTATTTGCGAGTCAACTGCAACAAGTTCGGGAACTGTTTGAAATTCAAACTGGTGTATTTAAACTTGATAGCAAGGCTACTTTGCCTTGGACAGAGATGACAGGATTAAGCCTAAGAGCAACTGAAGTAGCGCTGATGGCTTTGAGAGCATTGAAAAATTGGGAAGTATTAGCTGATGTACTTCCAGATGTCAGTTCTGGCATTAAAAGTATTACACAAAACAAACCACAATTTCGCTTGAATCCTTTCGAGTGGCAAGTGTGGGAGTTTGCGAATGGAACTGTTGATTTAAGTGCGATCGCCTTTCAACTCAATCAACCTACATTAATAGTTCAAAAAGCTGCTTTTCGGCTAATGCTTGCAGGTTTGGTAGAAGAAGTTTCTTTACACCAATGTACACCCGAACTAAATAATTATCCGATGGATGAAATTCAAGGAAATGCCTTTAATTGCGGACAAAAAAAAGCCCAAGAACCAAACATGCTGAAGGTAAGTACAGCATTTTTACAAAATTTAGTCGGTTTTTTAAGGAGTAAAGCTTAA
- a CDS encoding tyrosine-type recombinase/integrase: MVDKVQLRNRKGCVGIESFRGRLRLHLPRQLFDGQNKYLTLGLTDTPENQKLAEQKVHQIELDIEANCFDETLDKYKPQRHLSIVKPEKAQKVSTISELWDKYIDCKRQALKPTTLDKLAVLEKHIKRCPYQLLDEPIKIRLALLQQTTNSQVKDVLMYLSAACKWGMKHGLVTNNPFDGMYNELPKHKWQDDSQPNAFSEEEKQKIIQAFRNHKPTKGIGYSYYAPFVEFLFLTGCRPSEAIGLQWKHVISDCSRITFESALVQVGNGERVRVNGSKNNKKRVFNCNQKLQQLLLEIKPENPEPESLVFPSPEGLSIHYRNFSRRAWDKIVDSLVERKTTPYSCRDTFISEQIAKGRQCVGRVSRLEAPAVVPTAVVAKWCDNSVEIIEQKYLDSQVLEQLKPL, from the coding sequence ATGGTAGACAAGGTACAATTGAGAAATCGTAAAGGTTGTGTCGGTATTGAGTCTTTTAGAGGACGGTTGCGGCTTCACTTACCCCGTCAGCTATTTGATGGACAAAACAAATACCTAACCCTTGGATTGACTGACACTCCAGAAAATCAAAAGCTAGCAGAACAAAAAGTGCATCAAATAGAACTAGACATCGAAGCTAACTGCTTTGATGAAACACTTGACAAGTACAAACCGCAGAGACATTTATCTATAGTCAAACCAGAAAAAGCGCAGAAGGTATCAACAATTTCGGAATTGTGGGATAAGTATATTGACTGCAAGCGTCAAGCTTTAAAACCTACAACGCTGGATAAATTAGCTGTACTTGAAAAACATATTAAACGCTGTCCATATCAATTATTGGATGAACCTATAAAAATTCGTCTTGCGCTGTTGCAACAAACAACCAATTCACAAGTAAAAGATGTACTGATGTATCTTTCAGCAGCCTGTAAATGGGGAATGAAACACGGTTTAGTTACAAATAATCCTTTTGATGGAATGTATAATGAACTCCCCAAGCATAAATGGCAAGATGATTCACAACCTAATGCTTTCAGTGAAGAGGAAAAGCAAAAAATAATTCAGGCTTTTAGAAATCACAAACCAACTAAAGGTATAGGCTACAGTTATTATGCACCATTTGTAGAGTTTTTATTTTTAACTGGCTGTAGACCTTCGGAAGCGATCGGTTTACAGTGGAAACATGTTATATCGGATTGTTCTAGGATTACCTTTGAAAGTGCATTAGTTCAGGTAGGTAACGGTGAAAGAGTCAGAGTTAATGGTTCTAAGAATAATAAAAAGCGAGTGTTTAACTGTAACCAAAAACTACAGCAATTACTTTTAGAAATTAAGCCGGAAAATCCGGAACCAGAATCTTTAGTATTTCCCTCTCCGGAAGGATTATCAATACATTATAGAAATTTTTCACGCCGTGCCTGGGATAAAATTGTAGATTCTTTAGTAGAACGCAAAACAACCCCATATTCTTGTCGTGATACTTTCATCTCAGAACAAATTGCTAAGGGGAGGCAGTGCGTTGGACGGGTTTCCCGGCTTGAAGCACCTGCCGTTGTTCCCACTGCTGTAGTGGCTAAATGGTGTGATAACTCTGTTGAGATAATTGAACAAAAGTATCTTGATTCTCAGGTTTTAGAGCAACTTAAACCACTGTAG
- a CDS encoding DUF6816 family protein, whose translation MFAMKAILSVCLIFLFMLSGLEAAAGELSQQVPVLARAKDGKFADPKGQRLANFPQWEKITTVRSPEGDLIYPDWMAGNWQLKSTLIDLAAPLAPDIVTPGFEGNRRQLNQTVSFPVRFVKEQLPVSGLKLIPRIDKKLPVVVADRAFNSLNLARTYLGDRVLSVKVDPKSPNRQITLLKGNLQLVSIVTGRATETTPDNKFITTEVFQQLFKGGSNPYFNSVESTTAYRKLSTSNPVIEADQVTAVYLSPQDPDYFKAGSHPVALYRYRLEFFPSQVSATPKG comes from the coding sequence ATGTTTGCTATGAAAGCGATTTTAAGTGTTTGCTTGATTTTTTTATTTATGCTGTCTGGTCTAGAAGCAGCAGCGGGAGAATTAAGTCAGCAAGTTCCCGTCTTGGCGCGTGCGAAGGATGGGAAATTTGCTGACCCGAAGGGTCAAAGGTTGGCGAATTTTCCTCAATGGGAAAAAATAACTACGGTGCGATCGCCTGAAGGTGATTTGATTTATCCTGACTGGATGGCGGGTAATTGGCAGCTTAAAAGTACTTTAATAGATTTGGCTGCGCCTTTAGCGCCAGATATAGTTACACCTGGTTTTGAGGGTAATCGCCGACAGCTAAATCAAACTGTGAGTTTTCCAGTACGATTTGTAAAAGAGCAATTGCCTGTTTCTGGTTTAAAACTCATACCTCGGATAGATAAAAAATTGCCCGTTGTAGTTGCGGATAGGGCATTTAATAGCTTGAATTTAGCACGGACTTATTTAGGCGATCGCGTGCTATCAGTCAAAGTAGATCCAAAATCGCCCAATCGTCAAATTACATTGTTAAAAGGGAATCTTCAGTTAGTTTCTATTGTCACCGGACGCGCTACAGAAACTACACCGGATAATAAGTTCATCACTACAGAAGTCTTTCAGCAGCTATTTAAAGGTGGTTCTAATCCTTATTTCAACTCCGTAGAATCAACAACCGCTTACCGCAAACTTTCTACATCTAATCCAGTAATAGAAGCAGATCAAGTGACTGCTGTCTACCTTTCACCCCAAGATCCAGATTACTTTAAAGCCGGCTCTCATCCAGTCGCCCTTTATCGCTATCGCTTAGAATTTTTTCCCTCCCAAGTGTCAGCTACTCCCAAAGGATGA